A single Deltaproteobacteria bacterium DNA region contains:
- the guaA gene encoding glutamine-hydrolyzing GMP synthase gives MSMQKVLIIDFGSQYTQLIARRVRQLRVYCEIHPNTISIARVIEFAPAAIILSGGPSSVYEQDAPTTDPKILDMQVPILGLCYGQHLLTQHFGGKVVPSQHREYGRAQAIRQKTDSKAGKALLEAFNDGESFEVWMSHGDRTEALPADFVAIASTDSTPYAAIAHRTQPIMGLQFHPEVSHTPRGLEIIEAFLFNVCDLAPIWTMGAFLTTQIEAIRQRVGENERVICGLSGGVDSSVVAALLARALGDRVACIFVDNGLVRRGETAQVCELFEHAFHVPLIVADARERFLKALAGVSDPEKKRKIIGAEFINVFEAEAKRIGNARYLAQGTLYPDVIESVSAKGGPSVTIKSHHNVGGLPERMNLELIEPLRELFKDEVRLLGAELGLPTHLCQRQPFPGPGLAVRILGPITAEKLEVVRHADAIINDEIRAANLYEKLWQSFAVLLPVRSVGVMGDGRTYEEAIAVRAVDSVDGMTADWARIPYEVLGRISNRIINEVHGVNRVVYDISSKPPATIEWE, from the coding sequence ATGTCGATGCAAAAAGTATTAATCATCGATTTTGGTTCACAATATACTCAACTGATTGCACGTCGCGTGCGTCAACTGCGGGTTTATTGTGAAATTCATCCCAATACCATTAGTATAGCAAGAGTAATTGAGTTCGCACCAGCGGCTATTATTCTTAGTGGTGGTCCCTCTTCAGTATATGAACAAGACGCACCCACAACTGACCCTAAAATTTTAGATATGCAAGTGCCGATTTTAGGTTTGTGCTATGGCCAGCATCTATTAACCCAGCATTTTGGTGGTAAAGTAGTTCCATCGCAACATCGCGAATATGGTCGTGCTCAAGCAATACGTCAAAAAACCGACAGTAAGGCTGGTAAGGCATTATTAGAAGCTTTTAATGATGGCGAATCTTTTGAAGTTTGGATGAGTCATGGTGATCGCACTGAAGCATTGCCTGCCGATTTTGTCGCGATTGCCAGCACTGATAGCACACCATATGCAGCCATTGCTCATCGCACCCAGCCAATCATGGGCTTGCAATTTCATCCAGAGGTAAGCCATACACCTCGTGGGCTTGAAATAATAGAGGCTTTTCTATTCAATGTATGTGATTTAGCGCCTATTTGGACCATGGGCGCTTTTTTAACCACCCAAATTGAAGCAATCCGTCAACGTGTGGGCGAGAATGAACGTGTTATTTGTGGGTTATCAGGTGGAGTAGATTCATCAGTAGTTGCCGCCTTGCTTGCACGTGCATTGGGGGATCGCGTCGCTTGTATTTTTGTCGACAATGGTTTGGTGCGCCGCGGTGAAACTGCCCAAGTATGCGAGCTTTTTGAGCATGCTTTTCATGTGCCTCTAATTGTGGCCGATGCTCGTGAACGTTTTCTTAAAGCACTTGCTGGGGTTAGCGATCCGGAGAAGAAACGCAAAATTATTGGCGCTGAATTTATTAACGTATTTGAGGCTGAAGCTAAACGTATTGGTAACGCACGCTATCTTGCTCAAGGCACGCTTTACCCTGATGTAATCGAATCAGTTAGCGCTAAAGGGGGGCCGTCTGTTACTATTAAAAGTCATCACAACGTCGGTGGCTTGCCAGAGCGCATGAACCTTGAGTTAATTGAACCATTGCGCGAACTATTTAAAGATGAGGTGCGTCTGCTTGGGGCTGAACTTGGTCTGCCGACTCATTTATGTCAGCGCCAACCTTTTCCGGGTCCAGGATTAGCCGTACGCATTTTAGGACCAATTACCGCCGAAAAATTAGAAGTCGTACGTCATGCCGATGCCATAATTAATGATGAAATTCGCGCTGCCAATTTATACGAAAAGTTGTGGCAAAGCTTTGCCGTATTGCTGCCGGTGCGCTCTGTCGGGGTAATGGGAGATGGGCGCACCTATGAAGAAGCCATTGCCGTTCGCGC
- the guaB gene encoding IMP dehydrogenase, which yields MSATFDYPLALTFDDVLLEPQHSNVLPRETNVHTHLVRSLPISMSIPIVSSAMDTVTESRMAIALAREGGMGFIHKNLSIEEQAKEVLRVKKSESGMIVDPITIAPNARVADVRELMRKHEISGIPVVSGEKLVGIVSNRDLRFVDNLDIMVSDVMTVKVITASEGINLKAAKALLQKHRIEKLPVVDSEMHLRGLITIKDIEKSESHPAATKDSRGRLRVGAAIGVGSDNLERAKALVNVGVDVIVIDTAHGHSQGVIDTVKEFKRNYPELPLIAGNVATPQATEALIKAGVNAVKVGIGPGSICTTRVVAGVGVPQFSAILECVRAAQPYDIPIIADGGIRFSGDVVKALAAGASTVMVGSLFAGTDEAPGEVVLYQGRSYKSYRGMGSLGAMQDGSADRYFQEQSASNLKLVPEGVEGMVPYKGALATMILQLIGGLRAGMGYVGAKDLPTLYSKARFRRITSAGKNESHVHDVTVTKEPPNYRM from the coding sequence ATGTCGGCTACATTCGATTATCCATTGGCTTTAACATTTGATGATGTCTTGTTAGAGCCGCAACATTCAAATGTTTTACCGCGCGAAACCAACGTACATACGCATTTAGTGCGATCGTTGCCAATATCAATGAGTATTCCTATCGTTTCCTCAGCAATGGATACGGTCACTGAAAGCCGTATGGCTATTGCTTTGGCACGAGAAGGGGGGATGGGATTTATACATAAAAACTTGTCGATCGAAGAACAGGCCAAAGAAGTATTACGGGTTAAAAAAAGTGAATCTGGAATGATCGTTGACCCAATTACTATTGCTCCTAATGCTCGTGTTGCTGATGTGCGCGAGTTAATGCGTAAACATGAAATAAGCGGTATACCTGTTGTTTCTGGCGAGAAACTAGTCGGTATAGTCAGCAATCGCGATCTTCGTTTTGTTGATAATCTCGATATTATGGTGAGCGATGTAATGACCGTAAAGGTTATTACCGCTTCTGAAGGCATTAATCTTAAAGCAGCAAAAGCCTTGCTGCAAAAACATCGCATAGAAAAGCTTCCGGTTGTTGATAGCGAAATGCATTTGCGCGGTCTGATCACTATTAAAGACATTGAGAAAAGTGAAAGCCATCCAGCAGCAACTAAAGACAGTCGTGGACGATTACGTGTTGGGGCTGCCATTGGTGTTGGCAGTGATAATCTTGAACGTGCAAAAGCGTTAGTTAATGTAGGTGTTGACGTCATTGTTATTGATACTGCTCATGGACATAGTCAGGGCGTGATCGACACGGTTAAAGAATTCAAACGCAATTATCCAGAATTACCTTTGATTGCTGGCAATGTTGCCACGCCACAAGCGACTGAAGCGTTAATTAAGGCTGGCGTCAATGCCGTAAAAGTTGGTATTGGTCCGGGTTCGATTTGCACTACACGCGTTGTTGCAGGTGTTGGGGTTCCGCAATTTTCAGCAATCTTAGAGTGTGTTCGTGCCGCCCAACCTTATGATATTCCTATTATCGCAGATGGTGGTATTCGTTTTTCTGGTGATGTTGTCAAAGCCTTGGCAGCCGGCGCATCTACAGTAATGGTAGGTAGTCTTTTTGCTGGTACTGACGAAGCACCAGGAGAAGTTGTTTTATACCAAGGTCGTTCTTATAAATCTTATCGGGGTATGGGCTCATTAGGTGCTATGCAAGATGGTAGTGCTGACCGATATTTTCAAGAACAATCTGCTAGCAATTTAAAACTAGTGCCAGAAGGAGTTGAAGGCATGGTGCCTTATAAAGGTGCCTTAGCTACAATGATTCTGCAACTCATTGGCGGTTTACGTGCTGGTATGGGATATGTGGGTGCTAAAGATTTGCCAACCCTGTATAGCAAAGCTCGTTTTCGTCGAATCACCTCTGCTGGGAAAAACGAAAGCCATGTTCACGATGTAACTGTAACTAAAGAACCACCCAATTATCGTATGTAA